In a genomic window of Vanessa tameamea isolate UH-Manoa-2023 chromosome 31, ilVanTame1 primary haplotype, whole genome shotgun sequence:
- the LOC113402758 gene encoding M-phase inducer phosphatase-like isoform X1 has protein sequence MWGESSKNCEINCQCSGLITESFKINSGNNATKRKQEEALTNNFRIKMMPLSLDFNRKQSPLSSPIATPSKRRVLGEIQNSPLFRPKDSPTIERLKNTPLIDKKSPLIDRNSLSPLTSRTDRSKRSSKISRIFEERSKFKMSNKENDTSLMSETFLKIDVDEETRDCSFGDNFPLCSATKLANWSMAKLDFTDALQTYGMDRTDNVKENIDMYVPEKEVDIDPDFETLHDLEEEFESHNFDECTKYEIISTDSPNIISSGRTTSRKINSRNFEFGAPLSENEQSTSFNKPNANATRMLNFEDEIFEFTSPAAKRPSHNVSVKKSLKFTETPTKNVLRHEKSDSSIGSMTSSPSSTKLRIYPSGSTTSMESGFISELEEPFLDIDDVSNSPKMANFNELLSGQIKDSFESEFSLRRPLQRSLSFNPEATKARVSLFAINESPAKKCNKRGDRNETDNISNKRRKSNCESPKVERLQRPVLQRAFSENNASIMTALARSVVEPDLIGDFSLPFALPLTHGDHTDLKSISCDTLASLLHGDYNDSINDFQVIDCRYPYEFEGGHILGARNLFTPAQVLTLVSQPLQPKDSDKRSILVFHCEFSLERGPKLSRFLRSSDRAKNKENYPSLLYPEVYLLHEGYRAFYQRYPDLCSPTGYTAMLDPQHRHLLRKHRSVQQPSSSTHQRRNRLLL, from the exons atgtggGGTGAAAGCAGCAAGAACTGTGAGATTAACTGCCAGTGTTCCgg GTTAATAACTgagagttttaaaataaactccgGCAACAACGCTACGAAGAGGAAACAGGAAGAAGCTCTCACAAACAACTTCAGAATTAAAATGATGCCACTGTCCCTGGACTTCAACAGAAAACAGTCACCATTAAGTTCGCCTATCGCCACACCATCAAAGAGAAGAGTCCTCGGTGAAATTCAAAATTCTCCATTATTCAGACCCAAAGACTCGCCCACAATTGAAAGATTAAAAAACACACCGTTAATAGACAAGAAGTCACCTTTGATTGATCGTAACTCACTCTCCCCTTTAACAAGTCGAACAGACAGATCCAAGCGGTCTTCAAAGATATCACGGATATTTGAAGAACGCTCTAAATTCAAGATGTCAAACAAAGAGAACGATACCTCATTGATGAGTGAGACTTTCTTGAAAATAGATGTTGACGAGGAGACTAGGGATTGCTCGTTCGGGGATAACTTCCCGTTGTGCTCGGCAACGAAGCTTGCCAACTGGTCGATGGCTAAG CTCGACTTCACGGATGCACTTCAAACGTATGGAATGGACAGAACTGACAATGTCAAAGAAAATATTGACATGTACGTGCCGGAGAAAGAAGTGGACATTGACCCTGACTTTGAAACGTTACACGATTTGGAGGAGGAGTTTGAATCTCACAACTTCGATGAATGCACCAAGTATGAAATTATATCAACGGACAGTCCCAACATCATATCGTCTGGACGAACAACATCAAGGAAGATAAATTCAAGGAATTTCGAATTCGGTGCACCATTATCTGAAAATGAACAGTCAACATCCTTCAATAAACCAAATGCTAACGCTACAAGAATGTTAAACTTCGAAGATGAGATCTTCGAGTTCACTTCACCAGCTGCTAAACGACCTTCTCATAATGTGTCCGTGAAAAAATCTTTGAAGTTCACTGAAACACCGACCAAGAATGTATTACGGCATGAGAAAAGTGATTCCAGTATTGGTTCTATGACATCATCACCATCTTCAACTAAGTTAAGAATATATCCTTCAGGCTCAACGACATCCATGGAAAGCGGTTTTATATCTGAACTAGAAGAAccatttttagatattgatgATGTCTCAAACTCTCCTAAAATGGCCAATTTTAATGAACTCCTCTCAGGACAGATTAAAGATAGCTTCGAAAGCGAATTCAGCTTACGAAGGCCATTACAAAGAAGTTTGAGCTTCAACCCTGAAGCGACAAAGGCAAGAGTGTCACTGTTCGCTATAAATGAGAGTCCCGCTAAGAAATGTAACAAACGGGGTGATAGAAATGAAACAGATAACATTTCAAACAAACGGAGGAAGTCGAACTGTGAGAGTCCCAAAGTGGAGAGATTGCAACGACCAGTTTTGCAACGGGCATTCTCCGAGAACAATGCTTCTATCATGACGGCCTTAGCAAGat CGGTTGTAGAACCAGATTTAATCGGCGACTTCTCGCTACCGTTCGCGCTTCCCCTCACACACGGTGACCACACAGATCTGAAGTCAATATCTTGTGATACGCTCGCTTCACTCCTACATGGGGACTACAACGACAGCATCAATGATTTTCAG GTCATAGACTGCAGGTACCCCTATGAATTTGAAGGTGGACACATCTTGGGAGCGAGGAACCTGTTCACGCCGGCACAAGTACTGACTCTAGTTAGCCAGCCGTTACAACCCAAGGACTCGGACAAGCGGAGCATACTCGTCTTCCATTGTGAATTTTCTTTGGAACGGGGGCCTAAatt ATCCCGCTTCCTACGTTCTTCAGATCGCGCGAAAAACAAGGAGAACTACCCATCACTTCTTTATCCGGAAGTGTACTTGCTGCACGAGGGCTACCGGGCCTTCTACCAGCGGTATCCTGATTTATGCTCGCCAACGGGATACACCGCCATGCTGGATCCCCAGCACAGgcatttattaagaaaacacAGATCAGTACAGCAACCGTCCTCTTCAACACATCAGAGACGGAACAGGCTGTTGCTATAA
- the LOC113402758 gene encoding M-phase inducer phosphatase-like isoform X2 produces the protein MMPLSLDFNRKQSPLSSPIATPSKRRVLGEIQNSPLFRPKDSPTIERLKNTPLIDKKSPLIDRNSLSPLTSRTDRSKRSSKISRIFEERSKFKMSNKENDTSLMSETFLKIDVDEETRDCSFGDNFPLCSATKLANWSMAKLDFTDALQTYGMDRTDNVKENIDMYVPEKEVDIDPDFETLHDLEEEFESHNFDECTKYEIISTDSPNIISSGRTTSRKINSRNFEFGAPLSENEQSTSFNKPNANATRMLNFEDEIFEFTSPAAKRPSHNVSVKKSLKFTETPTKNVLRHEKSDSSIGSMTSSPSSTKLRIYPSGSTTSMESGFISELEEPFLDIDDVSNSPKMANFNELLSGQIKDSFESEFSLRRPLQRSLSFNPEATKARVSLFAINESPAKKCNKRGDRNETDNISNKRRKSNCESPKVERLQRPVLQRAFSENNASIMTALARSVVEPDLIGDFSLPFALPLTHGDHTDLKSISCDTLASLLHGDYNDSINDFQVIDCRYPYEFEGGHILGARNLFTPAQVLTLVSQPLQPKDSDKRSILVFHCEFSLERGPKLSRFLRSSDRAKNKENYPSLLYPEVYLLHEGYRAFYQRYPDLCSPTGYTAMLDPQHRHLLRKHRSVQQPSSSTHQRRNRLLL, from the exons ATGATGCCACTGTCCCTGGACTTCAACAGAAAACAGTCACCATTAAGTTCGCCTATCGCCACACCATCAAAGAGAAGAGTCCTCGGTGAAATTCAAAATTCTCCATTATTCAGACCCAAAGACTCGCCCACAATTGAAAGATTAAAAAACACACCGTTAATAGACAAGAAGTCACCTTTGATTGATCGTAACTCACTCTCCCCTTTAACAAGTCGAACAGACAGATCCAAGCGGTCTTCAAAGATATCACGGATATTTGAAGAACGCTCTAAATTCAAGATGTCAAACAAAGAGAACGATACCTCATTGATGAGTGAGACTTTCTTGAAAATAGATGTTGACGAGGAGACTAGGGATTGCTCGTTCGGGGATAACTTCCCGTTGTGCTCGGCAACGAAGCTTGCCAACTGGTCGATGGCTAAG CTCGACTTCACGGATGCACTTCAAACGTATGGAATGGACAGAACTGACAATGTCAAAGAAAATATTGACATGTACGTGCCGGAGAAAGAAGTGGACATTGACCCTGACTTTGAAACGTTACACGATTTGGAGGAGGAGTTTGAATCTCACAACTTCGATGAATGCACCAAGTATGAAATTATATCAACGGACAGTCCCAACATCATATCGTCTGGACGAACAACATCAAGGAAGATAAATTCAAGGAATTTCGAATTCGGTGCACCATTATCTGAAAATGAACAGTCAACATCCTTCAATAAACCAAATGCTAACGCTACAAGAATGTTAAACTTCGAAGATGAGATCTTCGAGTTCACTTCACCAGCTGCTAAACGACCTTCTCATAATGTGTCCGTGAAAAAATCTTTGAAGTTCACTGAAACACCGACCAAGAATGTATTACGGCATGAGAAAAGTGATTCCAGTATTGGTTCTATGACATCATCACCATCTTCAACTAAGTTAAGAATATATCCTTCAGGCTCAACGACATCCATGGAAAGCGGTTTTATATCTGAACTAGAAGAAccatttttagatattgatgATGTCTCAAACTCTCCTAAAATGGCCAATTTTAATGAACTCCTCTCAGGACAGATTAAAGATAGCTTCGAAAGCGAATTCAGCTTACGAAGGCCATTACAAAGAAGTTTGAGCTTCAACCCTGAAGCGACAAAGGCAAGAGTGTCACTGTTCGCTATAAATGAGAGTCCCGCTAAGAAATGTAACAAACGGGGTGATAGAAATGAAACAGATAACATTTCAAACAAACGGAGGAAGTCGAACTGTGAGAGTCCCAAAGTGGAGAGATTGCAACGACCAGTTTTGCAACGGGCATTCTCCGAGAACAATGCTTCTATCATGACGGCCTTAGCAAGat CGGTTGTAGAACCAGATTTAATCGGCGACTTCTCGCTACCGTTCGCGCTTCCCCTCACACACGGTGACCACACAGATCTGAAGTCAATATCTTGTGATACGCTCGCTTCACTCCTACATGGGGACTACAACGACAGCATCAATGATTTTCAG GTCATAGACTGCAGGTACCCCTATGAATTTGAAGGTGGACACATCTTGGGAGCGAGGAACCTGTTCACGCCGGCACAAGTACTGACTCTAGTTAGCCAGCCGTTACAACCCAAGGACTCGGACAAGCGGAGCATACTCGTCTTCCATTGTGAATTTTCTTTGGAACGGGGGCCTAAatt ATCCCGCTTCCTACGTTCTTCAGATCGCGCGAAAAACAAGGAGAACTACCCATCACTTCTTTATCCGGAAGTGTACTTGCTGCACGAGGGCTACCGGGCCTTCTACCAGCGGTATCCTGATTTATGCTCGCCAACGGGATACACCGCCATGCTGGATCCCCAGCACAGgcatttattaagaaaacacAGATCAGTACAGCAACCGTCCTCTTCAACACATCAGAGACGGAACAGGCTGTTGCTATAA